From Motacilla alba alba isolate MOTALB_02 chromosome 9, Motacilla_alba_V1.0_pri, whole genome shotgun sequence, a single genomic window includes:
- the FAM43A gene encoding protein FAM43A — protein sequence MLPWKRSKVELAAGEARRQSKPKGYAVSVHYSALTSLARACPESALHRVGSMFRSKRRKFRVTSEDPTYTVLYLGNATTIQSKGEGCTDLAVCKIWSKSEAGRQGTKMKLTISAQGIRMAHAEDKGLRRPGHLYLLHRVTYCVADPRLPRVFAWIYRHELKHKAVMLRCHAVLVSKPEKAKAMALLLYQTSATALAEFRRLKKRDDARHQQQQLVGEQSIPLVPLRKLLNGQCCYKPPVERSRSAPKLGSITEDLLGEEQEERAMHCDCEDILEALGEPEGELLRPSTGRGESPELGQLLRDLGELSLGNDLRSLRADLRVRRLLSGESTGSESSLESGGTDGAAPPGSDAEQPPPGDPETG from the coding sequence ATGCTGCCCTGGAAGCGGAGCAAGGTGGAGCTGGCGGCGGGCGAGGCGCGGCGGCAGAGCAAGCCCAAGGGGTACGCGGTGAGCGTGCACTACTCGGCCCTCACCTCGCTGGCCCGCGCCTGCCCCGAGAGCGCCCTGCACCGCGTGGGCAGCATGTTTCGCTCCAAGCGGCGGAAATTCCGCGTTACCAGCGAAGACCCCACGTATACCGTGCTCTACCTGGGCAACGCCACCACCATCCAGTCCAAAGGTGAGGGCTGCACCGACCTGGCCGTCTGCAAGATTTGGAGCAAGAGCGAGGCGGGCCGGCAGGGCACCAAGATGAAGCTGACCATCAGCGCGCAGGGCATCCGCATGGCCCACGCCGAGGACAAGGGGCTGCGCCGGCCCGGCCACCTCTACCTGCTGCACCGGGTCACCTACTGCGTGGCCGACCCGCGCCTGCCCCGTGTCTTCGCCTGGATCTACCGCCACGAGCTGAAGCACAAGGCGGTGATGCTGCGCTGCCACGCCGTGCTGGTCTCCAAGCCCGAGAAGGCGAAGGCCATGGCCCTGTTGCTCTACCAGACTTCGGCCACGGCACTGGCCGAGTTCCGCCGGCTGAAGAAGCGGGACGACGCgcggcaccagcagcagcagctggtgggcGAGCAGAGCATCCCGCTGGTGCCGCTGCGCAAGCTGCTCAACGGGCAGTGCTGCTACAAGCCGCCGGTAGAGCGGAGCCGCAGCGCGCCCAAGCTGGGCTCCATCACGGAGGACCTACTGGGCGAGGAGCAGGAAGAGCGGGCCATGCACTGCGACTGCGAAGACATCCTGGAAGCGCTGGGCGAGCCCGAGGGCGAACTGCTGCGCCCCAGCACCGGCCGCGGcgagagcccagagctgggccagCTCCTCCGCGACCTGGGCGAACTCAGCCTGGGCAACGATCTGCGCTCGCTGCGCGCCGACCTGCGCGTCCGCCGCCTGCTTTCGGGGGAAAGCACGGGCAGCGAGTCCTCCCTGGAGAGCGGCGGCACGGAcggggccgccccgcccggcAGCGACGCCGAGCAGCCGCCCCCCGGCGACCCCGAGACCGGCTGA